The Corynebacterium poyangense genome includes a window with the following:
- the manD gene encoding D-mannonate dehydratase ManD codes for MKIAHAEVFVCSPTRNFVTLRLTTEDGIVGVGDATLNGRELAVASYLKDHVCQLMVGRDARNIEDTWQFLYRSAYWRRGPVTMAAIAAVDMALWDIKGKAAGMPVYQLLGGASRRGCRAYGHASGTDLESLFDSIRYEMSLGYRSIRVQTSVPGIEKLYGVAAQEQSTGERYDFEPANRGSWPVEEDWDTRAYLRHVPTVFEAVRNEFGPELPLLHDGHHRMTPREAAQLGKSLEPYDLFWLEDCTPAENQEALRYVRSQTTTPLAIGEVFNSIYDIKDLISEQLIDYVRCASTHFGGISPLRKVMNLAEMYQVKSGFHGPTDVSPIGFAAQLHLGLSIHNYGLQEYMPHSTLTKEVFHESLTFENGYLHPGDNPGLGVEFDPEAAKKFPYEQAYLPYNRLADGTVHNW; via the coding sequence ATGAAAATTGCGCACGCTGAAGTTTTTGTGTGCTCCCCTACTCGCAATTTCGTCACTCTGCGGCTAACCACCGAGGATGGGATAGTTGGCGTGGGAGATGCCACGCTCAATGGGCGTGAATTGGCGGTAGCAAGTTATCTCAAAGACCACGTGTGTCAGCTCATGGTAGGGCGCGATGCCCGGAATATTGAGGATACCTGGCAGTTCCTCTATCGAAGTGCGTATTGGCGGCGCGGCCCGGTCACAATGGCAGCTATTGCGGCCGTCGATATGGCCTTGTGGGATATCAAGGGCAAAGCAGCAGGAATGCCCGTGTATCAGCTCCTCGGTGGTGCAAGCCGACGAGGATGCCGTGCCTATGGACACGCCAGCGGCACTGATCTGGAATCTCTGTTTGACTCCATCCGCTACGAAATGTCGCTGGGGTATCGCAGTATCCGGGTGCAAACCTCGGTGCCGGGAATCGAGAAACTCTATGGGGTCGCAGCTCAGGAGCAGTCCACCGGCGAGCGCTACGACTTTGAACCGGCGAATCGTGGCTCGTGGCCGGTGGAAGAGGACTGGGATACGAGAGCTTATTTGCGGCACGTACCCACAGTTTTCGAGGCAGTGCGCAATGAGTTTGGCCCTGAGCTTCCTCTACTCCACGACGGTCACCACCGGATGACTCCGCGGGAAGCTGCACAGTTGGGTAAATCTCTTGAACCCTATGACTTGTTCTGGTTGGAGGACTGCACACCGGCAGAAAACCAGGAGGCTTTGCGTTATGTTCGGTCGCAAACCACCACGCCCCTAGCTATTGGTGAGGTTTTTAACTCCATTTATGACATTAAGGACCTCATTTCCGAGCAGCTTATTGATTATGTGCGCTGCGCCTCAACCCATTTCGGTGGTATTAGCCCGTTAAGGAAAGTCATGAATCTTGCCGAAATGTACCAAGTAAAATCTGGTTTCCACGGTCCCACCGATGTATCTCCGATTGGATTTGCAGCTCAACTTCACTTGGGTCTTTCCATCCATAATTATGGATTACAGGAATATATGCCTCACTCCACGCTGACGAAGGAAGTATTCCACGAATCCTTGACCTTTGAAAACGGTTACCTCCACCCGGGA